One region of Flavobacterium sp. GSB-24 genomic DNA includes:
- a CDS encoding discoidin domain-containing protein, which yields MKKIYKLMTLSILFVILFSHNLLAQNLGKTEWFDPNKPATTYCNPINIGYNYTTHNHNGIPESRRSSADPVIITYKGEYYLFATNQAGFFWSKDMSDWNFVYGSFQRQPGDDDQCAPAAWVVNDTLFYVGSTWKRDHPIWKTADPKSGRWIRHVEKAMLPTWDPAIFQDDDKKVYMYYGSSGKLPLVGVEVDYKTWLPKGNQADYAQLYKATEVEDIQRPYGQIKEVAVLEPSAHGWERFGPNNDMEPAPWGNFIEGAWMTKHNGKYYMQYGAPATEFKGYANGVHVGDNPLGPFTYQKHNPMSYKPGGFVIGAGHGNTFADNFGNYWNTGTCKISIKDRFERRIDMFPAGFDKDDVMYSITSYGDFPIVLPTSQRDQTKGASSGWMLLSYKKPVTVSSSEECMEVETHRMDNGGKKVYEKFCYGPDNLTDENIQTYWSAKTSNPGEWLQMDLGRQMEINALQINYADHKATQFNKAMDIYYQYKIFMSDDAVNWTLVVDKSKNDKDVPHDYVELTKAIKARYIKMENIHNASGLFAISDFRVFGNGLATKPKAVASFKVDRNKADSRNAIISWKKQNDAIGYNIYYGISPDKLYNSIMVYGDSSYDFRGLDKGTKYYFTIEPFNENGIGTKNKIMEVK from the coding sequence ATGAAAAAGATATATAAACTGATGACCTTGTCAATTTTATTTGTGATACTTTTTAGTCACAATTTATTGGCGCAAAATTTAGGTAAAACAGAATGGTTTGATCCTAACAAACCAGCAACAACCTATTGTAATCCAATTAATATTGGATACAATTACACAACTCATAATCACAACGGAATTCCAGAGTCACGCCGTTCCAGTGCAGATCCTGTGATTATTACCTATAAAGGCGAATATTATTTATTTGCGACAAATCAGGCAGGTTTCTTTTGGAGTAAAGATATGTCTGATTGGAATTTTGTTTATGGAAGTTTCCAAAGACAGCCAGGCGATGATGACCAATGCGCTCCTGCAGCTTGGGTTGTAAACGACACTTTATTTTATGTAGGTTCAACTTGGAAAAGAGATCATCCGATTTGGAAAACTGCCGATCCAAAATCAGGAAGATGGATACGTCACGTAGAGAAAGCAATGCTGCCGACTTGGGATCCTGCAATTTTTCAGGATGATGATAAAAAAGTCTATATGTATTATGGTTCTAGCGGAAAACTGCCTCTTGTAGGTGTTGAGGTTGATTATAAAACTTGGCTTCCAAAAGGAAATCAGGCAGATTATGCTCAGTTATACAAAGCAACAGAAGTAGAAGATATTCAGCGTCCGTATGGGCAAATAAAAGAAGTTGCAGTTTTAGAACCTTCAGCTCACGGCTGGGAACGTTTCGGACCAAATAATGATATGGAACCAGCACCTTGGGGAAATTTTATTGAAGGAGCTTGGATGACCAAACACAACGGAAAGTATTACATGCAGTATGGCGCGCCTGCAACAGAATTTAAAGGGTATGCAAACGGAGTTCATGTAGGTGATAATCCACTTGGGCCTTTTACATACCAAAAGCACAATCCGATGTCTTATAAACCAGGCGGATTTGTAATTGGAGCTGGGCACGGAAATACTTTTGCCGATAATTTTGGTAATTACTGGAACACGGGAACTTGTAAAATCTCTATTAAAGATCGTTTTGAGCGCCGTATAGATATGTTTCCTGCCGGATTTGATAAAGATGATGTAATGTATTCTATTACCTCTTACGGAGATTTTCCAATTGTCTTGCCAACAAGTCAGCGTGATCAGACAAAAGGAGCTTCATCAGGATGGATGTTGCTTTCGTATAAGAAACCAGTAACAGTTTCTTCTTCAGAAGAATGCATGGAAGTAGAAACACACAGAATGGATAACGGAGGTAAAAAAGTATACGAAAAGTTCTGTTACGGACCTGATAACCTTACAGATGAAAATATTCAAACGTATTGGTCTGCTAAAACTAGTAATCCAGGAGAATGGCTTCAAATGGATTTAGGAAGACAAATGGAAATTAATGCTTTGCAGATTAATTATGCAGATCATAAAGCAACTCAATTCAATAAAGCAATGGATATTTATTATCAATACAAGATATTCATGTCTGATGATGCTGTTAATTGGACTCTGGTTGTAGATAAATCTAAAAACGATAAAGATGTACCACATGATTATGTAGAGCTTACAAAAGCGATTAAAGCGCGTTATATCAAAATGGAAAACATTCATAACGCTTCTGGATTATTCGCAATTTCTGATTTCAGGGTTTTTGGAAATGGTTTAGCCACAAAACCAAAAGCAGTTGCTTCTTTTAAAGTGGATAGAAACAAAGCAGATTCTAGAAACGCAATTATTTCTTGGAAAAAACAAAATGATGCAATTGGGTATAATATTTATTACGGAATTTCTCCAGATAAATTATACAACAGCATTATGGTTTATGGAGACAGTTCATACGATTTTAGAGGTTTAGATAAAGGCACAAAATATTATTTTACCATAGAACCTTTTAATGAAAACGGTATTGGAACAAAAAATAAGATTATGGAAGTAAAATAA